Part of the Candidatus Neomarinimicrobiota bacterium genome is shown below.
GCCAGGGAGTAGAGCTGGTGGTAGATGGTGGCCCTGCGCACAGGGTCGCCGGCCCGCTGGGCGCCACTCTCGAATGCGATGATGGCGGCTGCCGTATCGCCCTGACGGAGTGCTAGATCACCACGGAGCACAAAAATGTCGGTCAACAGCCTGCGGGGCGGCGATTTCATGGCTAGGACGGGGGCTAGGTCGGCTTCCAACTCTTCCAGCAGCCCTAATTCGGCATGCACCCGGGCAAGCCAGACCCGCGCCTCGTTGACGAAGGGGCTCCAGGGGTACTCCTGCAGCAGCTGGCGAAGGTACCGCTCGGCAAGGCCGTACTCCCGGCGATAAAAGTGGCTCCTGCCGAGGATAAAAAAGGCATCATCCACATAGCGGCTTTCGGGATATGTGTCGATGACCTTGAGTGATTTCTCCACGGCGGTGCCGAAAGCGTCGCTGGCAGGTTTTGGGATGGTTTCGCCCCCCGAACCGCCTGCTGCGGCCAGAGCCGCCAGGCCCGCCTTAAAATAACTGTTGGCGTTGTAAAAGGTGTTGAAATAGGCGCAGCCGGTGAGGGCGGTGGCCAACAGGATCGCCGCCAGCCCGTTTTGCATGCGCAGCCCGCTGGGGGCACGCCTTTCACAGATCGGGTCAAGCATCATGTGCCCTTGGCGGGATTCGAACCCACGACCCTCTGCTTAGGAGGCAGATGCTCTATCCAGCTGAGCTACAAGGGCGCGGCGAAAAATTAGACGCTCCTGTGCCGCGATAAAAGGACTGTTAGCGCACCAGCACAATCTTCCTCGTGAATCCCTGGGAGCAGCTATGCGGCCAGATCAGCCCCGACAGTTGGCAATGCCAATTATCCATGTATAAATTCCTTAGTCTCAATTGATTGGGTAGTTTAGTGGCCACTAGAATACATATGCTTACGAAATCGCTGCAGCGGACAACGGCAAGCTTCGCCGCTGAGCTTTTACTTTCGGTGGCGCCGCCCTTGATTCCGTGCCGACGGGGTATGCGATGAGTGAAATCCTCATAGGGGCAATCATCGGAGGCGTGGCCCCTGCTCTGATCGCAGTGCTGAGCAGTCTTATTACTTCCCGAGTGGGGCTAGTGGCACGACTCCGAGAAACGGAGTACCGTCTCAAGCGGCTGCAGCTGGTTCGAGAGATGAAGACATTCCACAAGGAGCACCCCTCGGACCACGATTGGAGCGTTTTAGACGGGGAGCTCGAGGAGCTCCTTCAATTCGTACAGTCAACGGGGATTGCCGCCGAGGATCGCGTTGCGGCCGGATCGGCACCGAAGTCCCGACTATCTCGGCTGGTGCTCCTATCGTCTCCTCGTACGACAGGGGGACGCATCGTCACATTCCTCTACTATCTATACGGAGTGGCAGGGGTGTTCTACATCGCCGTAGCAATCGCGAATTTGCTCGGTTTCGTGATCGACCAGGAACTAGTAGAATTGGCGTTTCCGGGAGCTGCGGGCAGCCTCTTGCTAGCGTGGTTCGCGCGCAAATTTGCACGCCGGTTGTTGAAGAGACATCATGATGCTGCCCTCCAAGCGGCGCCACCTAACACGCTTTAGGAGCTCTTAAGCAGTGGCGCTTTGGAGGAAGGCGTTGATATGAGCGCTAGGCAAGTGCCTCGTTACGATTAAGTGGTGGCTCGCTTGGAAGGCAAGTTGCTTACAGNNNNNNNNNNTCAAACGCGTAGTCGTTAAAATTCTAACTTGACCCGCTACGGGCTCAAGTAACAGGAGTTACACATGATTGAGCGATCGAAAACCGCAAATGCCTTGATCTTTTCTTACTTAACTCTCAGAAAAATCATCGGGATTCTGGCGATTTCGTTTCCCGTCGTGCTTTTTTTGGGTGCAGTCATCTTTTTTCAAACCGGCCTGCAAAGTTCCGTGAGCAGCTATTACCACACCGGCATGGGCGATGTTTTTGTGGGCACACTCTTCGCCATTGGCTTTTTTCTGCTCTCCTACAAGGGGTACCTACCTATTGACGACCTGGTTGCCAATATAGCTAGCGTATCTGCCGTTGGCCTGGCACTATTTCCGACGACCCTGGACAATCCCGCTGAGGGCGCTGCAACCTTCATTGGAAACATTCACTTTGCCTTCGCTGCGCTGTTCTTAATATGCCTCGTCTATTTCTCGCTAGTCCTGTTTACGAAAACAGACCCGGAAAAAACGCCTTCACCGAGAAAACTGCAGAGGAATATGGTCTACAGGGTTTGCGGGTACATAATGAGCCTTTGCATCCTGCTCATTGCAATTTACTTCCTTATTCTCGATGGGCCGGAGTCGCCCCTTGCAGCATACCAACCCGTATTTTGGTTGGAAGCCATCGCTGTGATGGTATTTGGCATTTCCTGGCTAACCAAGGGCGAGGTGATCTGGAAGGATGTGGCTGAACATTAAGTTTGACAGTGAACAAAACCTAACCCCTCATTCCAGCGGACAGCCCCCGGCCGCCGCTGATCTCAACCGTCATGTGCTTGATTCCGCGTACCAGCCCGACCCATGAGTATAAATCCAGATGAGGGAAATTCGCCAATGCAGCCGAAACGCTGGTGGGAGATCCTTGCCACGCTGACTCCCCTTATCATCGGCCTTGGCGTAACGGGATTGGGCACGTTTGCCACGTTCGTATACCGAACTCAGGAGATTCAACTAACCCAATTGAAAGTGCTAAACGAATGGCGATCGATGCTCCAATCCGATAACGCGCAAGATCGATCTTTTGCGTACAATGCCTTCGTCGCCTTAGGCTACGAGTCCCTGGTGCGGAAGCTCGTCTTAGCGAACAACGATCCGGCGGGTCGCCCTGCCTTAGCTACCGCAGCGAAAGACGATGGGAGCAACGAGGCGAAGCGAATCCTCGCTGAAGTGCCTGTGTACGTATTCATACATATCGCACAGGAGGAGGACCGTGAGAAAGCAGAAATCCTGAGTGACTCGCTGGTCTCCCGCTTGAAATTTATCGTTCCAGGAGTACAGCTATTAAAGACAGCACCCCAGGAACCAGAGGTGCGTTACTTTAACGACGTGGATAAAGAGGAAGCGACGGAAGTTGCCAAATTGATGATGGCGGTTGGTTGGCCTGATGCTAAAGTGAAGAGGGTGTCGTTCCTAAAGGCGAAGCCGGGAACGGTTGAAGTTTGGCTCCCCGCGAGCGATGCATAACAAGGAGTTTGAGGGGATGGCCAACTGCGACGAGGTCGCCGCGCCTCAACTAGGGCGGTAGGCGGCGAGGCACCACGAACGCCCCGCGCTAAAACGTCTGCTCGCTAGCGCACCAGCACGATCTTCCTCGTGAATCCCTGGGATCCGGCTGCCACCCGGCCCAGGTAGATGCCGCTGGGGGCCGCCGCGCCATTTCCCATTCGGCCGTCCCAGAACAACGGAGCGAAGCTCTCGCCGTGACGGGTGATCCGGCGTATCTCCTGG
Proteins encoded:
- a CDS encoding DUF998 domain-containing protein, with the translated sequence MIERSKTANALIFSYLTLRKIIGILAISFPVVLFLGAVIFFQTGLQSSVSSYYHTGMGDVFVGTLFAIGFFLLSYKGYLPIDDLVANIASVSAVGLALFPTTLDNPAEGAATFIGNIHFAFAALFLICLVYFSLVLFTKTDPEKTPSPRKLQRNMVYRVCGYIMSLCILLIAIYFLILDGPESPLAAYQPVFWLEAIAVMVFGISWLTKGEVIWKDVAEH